A window of the Arachis duranensis cultivar V14167 chromosome 5, aradu.V14167.gnm2.J7QH, whole genome shotgun sequence genome harbors these coding sequences:
- the LOC107487780 gene encoding uncharacterized protein LOC107487780 produces the protein MFPHRGLLQLVTTLTCYVVLACTFFYPDTHGHSSNGMQNPPASDAYASLTKSCKVDTSDTICSDSSLDNSFRNVCPNSRSFCSPSMLLGSSHKEGSIKETSLGGSGSAYDSPFCIEVAHDSRQASNSSWSSDYGVFRLFNGKFISCSMNSREGVNEIPSLKAQDGHRTGRSDVSSCGGSLCRQKTTHFLSKYSEMSKSSSFEGSVSPNVRIGPTVLDWGQNYIYSSSEAFLTLANTCNDSILHIYEPFSTDLQFYPCNFSEVSLRPGESALICFVFFPRCLGLSLAHLILQTSSGGFIVEAKGYATESPFGIQPLSDLETSPGGGFSKNLSLFNPFDETLYVEEITAWISVSLGHSSVETEAMCNVHDFEAFDTLLFPTIKDRLGVKNSQIGSPMVAIRPHRNWEIGPHSSATLMEMDVTSGFEGKILGAFCLHLLRSSQVKSDTIIVPIEAEVDSNAASDTVGIFVSATLEVLATCDSGDNVITISLKNYAPYALRFIKVLEVVDEKLFHVNYMEGLLLFPGTVTQVGIIYCSQVSLDLNVLPPKFSNLQENCKLLILTNDSTSPLIEVPCEDILYHCFEHQRLSYVGVEDNSKLIKSDNAKAYYVGRSMQLPQDGVVETAAVHELVLGNWKSQGTTGSMSVLEEHEVLFPMIQVGSYVSRWINVKNPSKHPVLMQLVLNSGESIDECRVLDDLFHPSSSGNLALGKGAATPTKHGFSVPGSALTEAYVQPYDRASLGPIIFYPSNRCAWSGSALIRNNLSGVEWISLRGFGGLHSLALLERSDHVQSIDFNVKMLKPLNLSLPYNLLNMKEMASVCSKPLVKELYAKNTGDLPLEVIRIRVSGRECGLDGFHIPSCKGFALEPGESTKLLISYQTDFSADMVHRDLELALATGIFLIPVKATISHDMLSNCKKSMFWMRVKKYLGILLVASLLLLIFCFLFPQTAILDSLDDFCKGDDNLVQTTIKSAMGTSLLHHNQRKSKLSMSGKMNHLVEASCGGYSYDQGNPSELGMSQNLMQTSENNKKTSRLLETQDEGKWSSTTVQGSDTNKAPQLAYLMVNTGKEKGRRKKRKSHGAKLQALSEVSSSQSGNSTPSSPLSPVPSAAPKCNWLLSSNLVQPVEALSSSMTQVAAQHSENNQASSPSSKPEAPLKHCSSSRSSPHAPPSASSCAATSMHVQTTCDATTVVGGSPPSSLVSNSAVTLQSRAPGSKRHNQKDVQAQEEEGLADEYRYDIWGDHFSGFHLLGPKNVTSMKSSPAENNFDSFFVRGPQTLMTNSQEG, from the exons ATGTTCCCCCACAG GGGATTGTTGCAGCTGGTCACAACGCTCACTTGTTATGTGGTTCTGGCATGTACCTTCTTTTACCCTGACACACATGGACACTCTAGCAATGGGATGCAAAATCCACCAGCTTCTGATGCTTATGCTTCTTTAACAAAAAGTTGCAAAGTGGATACTTCAGACACCATTTGTAGTGACTCTAGTTTAGATAACAGTTTTCGAAATGTGTGTCCAAACTCCCGCTCATTCTGCTCTCCTTCAATGTTATTGGGGTCCTCTCATAAAGAGGGAAGTATAAAAGAGACTTCTTTAGGAGGATCTGGTAGTGCGTATGATAGTCCATTTTGTATAGAGGTGGCTCATGATAGCAGGCAGGCAAGTAACAGTAGCTGGTCATCTGACTATGGTGTGTTTAGGTTATTTAATGGAAAGTTTATTTCTTGTTCTATGAACTCCAGAGAGGGAGTTAATGAAATACCATCTCTTAAAGCCCAGGATGGTCATAGAACTGGCAGAAGCGATGTTTCTTCTTGTGGAGGCTCTTTATGTAGGCAGAAGACAACACATTTTTTGTCAAAGTACTCTGAAATGTCCAAATCAAGTTCCTTTGAGGGTTCTGTCTCACCTAATGTAAGAATTGGACCCACTGTGCTAGACTGGggtcaaaattatatatattcttcaTCAGAAGCTTTCCTAACACTGGCTAATACATGCAATGATAGCATACTACACATCTATGAGCCATTCAGCACTGACCTACAGTTCTACCCTTGCAACTTCAGTGAGGTTTCACTAAGACCCGGTGAATCAGCAttgatttgttttgttttcttcccTAGATGTCTAGGTTTGTCATTAGCTCACCTGATTTTGCAGACAAGTTCTGGTGGATTCATAGTAGAAGCTAAAGGATATGCTACTGAATCTCCCTTTGGCATTCAGCCCTTATCTGATCTGGAAACTTCTCCTGGTGGAGGGTTCAGCAAGAATTTGTCATTGTTCAATCCCTTTGATGAAACCCTTTATGTGGAGGAGATAACTGCTTGGATATCAGTTTCTTTGGGGCATAGTTCTGTTGAAACTGAAGCAATGTGTAATGTACATGATTTTGAGGCTTTTGATACTCTTTTGTTCCCAACTATTAAGGATCGACTGGGTGTGAAGAATAGCCAAATTGGTTCACCAATGGTTGCAATCAGGCCCCATAGGAATTGGGAAATCGGTCCGCATAGCTCTGCAACACTAATGGAAATGGATGTTACCAGTGGGTTTGAGGGGAAAATCTTGGGTGCATTTTGTTTGCATTTACTGAGATCATCACAAGTCAAGTCTGATACTATTATAGTTCCTATTGAAGCTGAAGTGGACAGTAATGCTGCCTCTGACACTGTAGGTATATTTGTTTCAGCTACACTTGAGGTTCTAGCTACTTGTGATAGTGGTGATAATGTCATCACTATATCTCTAAAAAATTATGCCCCATATGCTTTAAGGTTTATCAAAGTCCTAGAAGTTGTTGACGAGAAACTTTTCCACGTCAATTACATGGAAGGCTTACTGCTCTTCCCTGGGACTGTTACTCAAGTTGGTATTATTTACTGTAGTCAGGTGAGCTTAGATTTAAATGTCTTGCCTCCTAAATTCTCCAACTTGCAAGAGAACTGCAAATTGCTTATTCTTACAAATGACTCAACCAGTCCCCTGATTGAGGTTCCATGCGAGGACATACTATATCATTGTTTTGAACATCAAAGGCTGTCATATGTTGGAGTAGAGGACAactctaaacttatcaaatctGATAATGCGAAGGCATATTATGTGGGCAGAAGCATGCAATTGCCACAAGATGGG GTTGTGGAAACAGCAGCTGTTCATGAACTTGTTCTTGGAAACTGGAAGTCTCAAGGAACCACTGGTAGCATGTCTGTGCTTGAAGAACATGAGGTGCTATTTCCGATGATTCAGGTTGGAAGTTATGTCTCTAGGTGGATAAATGTTAAGAATCCTAGCAAACATCCAGTTTTGATGCAGCTTGTCTTGAACTCTGGGGAAAGCATTGATGAGTGCAGGGTTCTGGATGATTTATTTCACCCCTCTTCATCTGGTAATTTGGCTCTAGGTAAAGGTGCTGCTACTCCAACAAAGCATGGATTCTCAGTACCAGGGAGTGCATTGACAGAGGCTTATGTGCAGCCATATGACCGGGCATCTTTGGGgccaataattttttatccatCCAATCGCTGTGCTTGGAGTGGTTCTGCATTGATAAGAAACAATCTTTCAGGTGTTGAGTGGATATCTTTAAGGGGATTTGGAGGTTTGCATTCTCTAGCCTTGCTAGAGAGATCTGACCATGTCCAAAGCATAGACTTCAATGTTAAAATGCTCAAGCCACTCAATTTATCACTTCCTTATAATTTACTTAACATGAAAGAGATGGCTTCTGTCTGTTCAAAGCCTTTAGTGAAAGAGTTATATGCAAAGAACACAGGAGACTTGCCATTGGAGGTGATAAGAATCAGGGTTTCTGGCAGAGAATGTGGGTTGGATGGTTTTCATATTCCTTCTTGTAAGGGGTTTGCTCTTGAACCTGGGGAGTCAACTAAACTTTTGATATCATACCAAACTGATTTTTCTGCAGATATGGTGCATCGAGATCTTGAACTTGCCTTGGCTACTGGTATTTTTCTGATACCCGTTAAGGCAACTATCTCTCATGATATGCTTAGTAACTGCAAGAAATCCATGTTTTGGATGCGAGTGAAAAAATACCTCGGAATTCTTCTTGTTGCGTCCTTACTTTTACTGATATTTTGTTTCCTATTTCCCCAAACCGCTATATTGGACTCCTTGGATGACTTCTGCAAGGGTGATGATAACTTAGTCCAGACAACCATAAAAAGTGCTATGGGAACATCTTTGCTTCATCATAACCAGAGAAAGAGTAAGTTATCCATGTCTGGGAAGATGAACCATCTCGTGGAAGCTTCATGTGGTGGATATTCTTATGATCAAGGCAATCCGTCTGAGCTGGGAATGTCGCAAAACTTGATGCAGACATCTGAAAACAATAAGAAGACTAGTCGTTTGTTGGAAACTCAAGATGAAGGTAAATGGTCATCCACAACAGTCCAGGGCTCTGACACAAACAAGGCACCTCAACTGGCATATCTCATGGTTAACACTGGTAAAGAAAAGGGtcgaagaaagaagaggaagtcTCATGGTGCCAAATTACAAGCACTGTCTGAAGTTTCAAGTAGTCAGAGTGGGAACTCTACACCCTCATCTCCCTTATCCCCAGTCCCCTCTGCTGCACCTAAATGTAACTGGCTATTGTCTTCTAACTTGGTGCAACCCGTTGAGGCTCTTAGTAGTTCAATGACACAGGTGGCTGCCCAACATTCTGAAAACAATCAAGCTTCTTCCCCATCTTCTAAGCCCGAGGCTCCCCTCAAACACTGCAGCAGTAGTAGGTCTTCTCCTCATGCGCCACCTTCAGCATCAAGTTGTGCTGCTACTAGCATGCATGTTCAGACAACTTGTGATGCCACTACTGTTGTTGGTGGGTCGCCTCCGTCCTCCTTGGTGTCAAATTCTGCTGTTACATTGCAGTCTCGGGCTCCTGGATCCAAACGTCACAACCAAAAAGATGTTCAAGCGCAAGAGGAAGAAGGGCTTGCAGATGAGTATAGATATGATATTTGGGGTGATCATTTTTCTGGATTTCACTTGTTAGGTCCAAAAAATGTTACTTCCATGAAGTCCAGTCCtgcagaaaataattttgacaGCTTCTTTGTAAGGGGCCCTCAAACCCTCATGACAAATTCTCAAGAAGGCTAG